The following proteins are co-located in the Hyalangium minutum genome:
- a CDS encoding TetR/AcrR family transcriptional regulator has protein sequence MNRPSTSSDRMLPVTPRGQKTRQKLLRAAEVIFGEKGYERASIADITRKSGVALGTFYVYFPDKQSIFVEVVDELGERLRRLIAESVKGVTDRIEVEREGLRAFFEFAREHPNLYRVVRQAEFVDEECYRRYYDRFARGYVRGLTQAMENGEIRRMDPEALAYCLMGIGDFLGMRWVIWEEDPGLERVLDAAMDLISHGLDPRPPSRPGKSSAKSSSSSTKRGTKTARNTVRSTAS, from the coding sequence ATGAATCGCCCTTCAACTTCATCCGACCGGATGCTCCCCGTGACGCCCCGAGGCCAGAAGACGCGCCAGAAGCTGCTGCGGGCGGCCGAGGTCATCTTCGGGGAGAAGGGCTACGAGCGCGCGTCCATCGCGGATATTACCCGAAAGAGCGGCGTCGCGCTCGGCACCTTCTACGTTTACTTCCCGGACAAGCAGTCCATCTTCGTGGAAGTCGTGGACGAGCTGGGCGAGCGCCTCCGCCGCCTCATCGCCGAGTCCGTGAAGGGCGTCACCGACCGCATCGAGGTGGAGCGCGAGGGCCTGCGCGCCTTCTTCGAGTTTGCCCGCGAGCACCCCAACCTCTACCGCGTGGTCCGCCAGGCCGAGTTCGTCGACGAGGAGTGCTACCGGCGCTACTACGACCGCTTCGCCCGGGGCTACGTGCGCGGCCTCACCCAGGCCATGGAGAACGGGGAGATCCGCCGCATGGACCCAGAGGCGCTCGCCTACTGCCTGATGGGCATCGGTGACTTCCTCGGGATGCGCTGGGTCATCTGGGAGGAGGATCCCGGCCTGGAGCGCGTGCTGGACGCCGCCATGGACCTGATCAGCCACGGCCTGGATCCGCGCCCCCCGTCCCGCCCGGGCAAGAGCAGCGCGAAGTCCTCTTCTTCTTCCACGAAGCGCGGCACCAAGACCGCGCGCAAC